From Cataglyphis hispanica isolate Lineage 1 chromosome 19, ULB_Chis1_1.0, whole genome shotgun sequence, one genomic window encodes:
- the LOC126856796 gene encoding histone deacetylase 6 isoform X1, which produces MTEPIVKSDLFTAAKQLADSEIELIKVIESSSKCEKTATNMFESVKKTRKTGKSKNVRPSAALLAAKREAAQRQLLDKKSNNNFIRDIYQNALDAYKIVQKETGLVFDRSMAEHECLWDSNYPECPARFTQILQRCEELGLVQRCKLIEARLGTESEILTKHSQKQIDILKATDGCIDSENLELLSSKYDAIFIHPSTYRLSLLSVGSTINLVESICKGDIQNGMAIIRPPGHHAMKSEYCGYCFFNNVALAAEKALSRNLANRILIVDWDVHHGQATQQMFYNDPRVVYFSIHRYEYGEFWPNLKESDFHYIGEDLGEGYNFNVPLNKTGMTNADYIAIFQQVLLPMAYEFQPDLIIVSAGYDAALGCPEGEMLVTPACYSHLLSSLLSLAAGKVAVVLEGGYCLKSLAEGAALTLRTLLGDPCPILQTLDLPSSSIRDTILNVIYAHRPYWKCYQYQDTYSINSITHNKEELANRHVVMVTYKGSIFKPDKYETRNCYPTQSKEVLEMIDKKLNELILFTKLHKAPHKVCIVYDEKMQKHYNISDDTHPEKPTRISNIYNNHEKHGLLERCHLLQGRSATIEELSLVHSKNYIDSIKRTSTLKPKELEKQASDYNSVYLHTETWSSACMSAGCLLQMVDAVLNGESQSGIAIVRPPGHHAEEDIACGFCIFNNVAVAAQYAVQFHHVKRVLIVDWDVHHGNGTQSIFEEDPKILYISVHRYDNGSFFPTSKKANYTNVGLNAGEGFNVNIPWNKKGMGDAEYIAAFQQIVMPIAYQFNPELILVSAGFDACVGDPLGGCLVSPELYGHLTHWLSSLANGRIILSLEGGYNINSISHAMTICTKALLGDPLPMLDPGLIPCASAITSINNVLKTHKKFWLNLQYGMSLPKEKILPKLKKSLNKLDEQERITEKLKQTESKIALEVIESEKLELNLAIDKNCLNLVTDEEILKLTNEVENIKIKNSELHPTRNATDETRRNPGLKKDEVKKLDVSQSIQKCLNKTNQSRDSQQGGSRTRGNRDNENATSQIINTPIRSLREYLSENFQALTAEEMFAVIPLRDCPHLFTVNEVPPGGIDVTLPCTECASTAENWICLQCYTVHCARNINQHAMQHAEECEHPITLSFSDISVWCYGCEAYIDNPRLYAARNAAHQSKFNTQLPWTYNENDI; this is translated from the exons ATG aCTGAACCTATAGTGAAATCGGATTTGTTCACTGCTGCTAAACAATTAGCAGATAGTGAAATTGAGCTAATAAAAGTGATTGAAAGTTCCAGCAAGTGTGAAAAAACTGCTACAAATATGTTTGAAAGTGTTAAGAAAACACGGAAGACGGGGaaatcaaaaaat GTTCGTCCATCAGCTGCACTATTGGCTGCCAAACGAGAGGCAGCGCAACGACAGCTGTTGGACAAGAAGTCCAATAACAACTTTATACGAGACATATATCAAAATGCACttgatgcatataaaatagtgCAAAAGGAGACTGGTCTTGTATTTGATCGAAGCATGGCAGAGCATGAGTGTCTTTGGGATTCAAATTATCCCGAATGCCCTGCTagatttacacaaattttgcAGAGGTGTGAAGAATTGGGTCTGGTGCAAAGATGTAAACTCATTGAAGCAAGATTGGGTACAGAGAGTGAGATTCTGACAAAACACAGTCAGAAACAGATTGATATCCTGAAAGCAACAGATGGCTGTATAGATTCTGAGAATTTAGAATTGCTTTCCTCTAAATACGACGCTATCTTCATTCATCCA tcCACATATAGATTATCTTTACTATCTGTGGGCTCAACGATTAATTTGGTGGAAAGTATTTGTAAAGGCGACATTCAAAATGGCATGGCTATTATTAG accACCAGGTCATCATGCCATGAAATCAGAATACTGTGGTTACTGCTTTTTCAACAATGTAGCTCTTGCAGCGGAGAAAGCCTTAAGCCGTAATTTGGccaatagaattttaattgtagaTTGGGATGTTCATCATGGACAAGCAACGCAGCAAATGTTTTACAATGATCCACG TGTAGtctatttttcaatacatCGTTATGAATACGGCGAATTTTGGCCTAATCTGAAAGAATctgattttcattatattggaGAGGATCTTGGAGAgggttataattttaatgtaccCTTAAATAAGACTGGCATGACTAATGCTGATTACATTGCAATCTTCCAGCAAGTCCTATTGCCAATGGCTTACGAA TTTCAACCAGATCTTATAATAGTATCAGCTGGTTATGATGCAGCTCTAGGTTGTCCAGAG ggTGAGATGTTAGTAACCCCAGCGTGttattctcatttattatcatcattattaagTCTAGCAGCTGGAAAAGTTGCCGTAGTTTTagag ggTGGTTATTGCTTAAAATCTTTAGCAGAAGGTGCAGCATTGACTTTAAGAACTTTACTGGGTGATCCATGTCCTATTTTACAAACACTTGACTTGCCATCATCAAG TATACGTGATACTATTCTGAATGTAATCTATGCACACAGACCATATTGGAAATGTTATCAGTATCAAGATACATATAGTATCAATAGCATAACACATAATAAGGAGGAACTTGCTAATAGACATGTAGTTATGGTTACATATaa AGGCAGCATTTTTAAACCAGACAAGTATGAAACACGGAATTGCTATCCTACACAAAGCAAAGAAGTTTTGGAAATGatagataagaaattaaatgaattgatACTAT ttACAAAGTTACATAAGGCGCCTCATAAAGTATGTATCgtttatgatgaaaaaatgCAGAAGCATTACAACATTTCTGACGATACTCATCCAGAGAAGCCAACACGCatctctaatatttataataatcatgaaAAACATGGCTTGCTAGAACGGTGCCATTTGCTACAA GGAAGGAGTGCAACAATAGAAGAACTATCCTTGGTTCATTCAAAGAACTACATTGACAGCATCAAAAGGACATCGACTTTAAAACCTAAGGAATTGGAAAAGCAAGCTTCGGATTATAACTCTGTTTATCTTCACACCGAAACGTGGTCAAGTGCCTGCATGTCTGCCGGTTGCCTTTTACAAATGGTGGACGCGGTTTTAAATGGGGAAAGCCAATCCGGAATAGCCATTGTGAGACCGCCGGGACATCATGCTGAGGAAGATATTGCATGtggtttttgtatttttaacaatGTGGCTGTAGCTGCGCAATACGCCGTACAGTTTCATCATGTAAAAAG AGTGTTGATAGTGGATTGGGATGTGCATCACGGTAATGGAACGCAATCCATCTTTGAAGAAGAtccaaaaattctttatatttctgttcATCGTTACGATAACGGAAGCTTCTTTCCAACTTCCAAAAAAGCTAATTATACGAACGTTGGTTTAAACGCAGGCGAAGGATTTAATGTAAACATACCGTGGAACAAA aaaGGAATGGGAGATGCTGAATACATAGCAGCTTTCCAACAAATTGTGATGCCCATTGCTTATCAATTTAATCCAGAGCTGATCTTAGTTTCTGCTGGATTCGATGCTTGCGTGGGTGATCCACTTGGAG GCTGCTTGGTAAGTCCAGAGCTTTATGGCCATTTGACTCATTGGCTCTCGTCCCTGGCCAACGGTCGCATAATTCTCAGTCTTGAAGGAGGCTACAACATCAATTCCATTTCTCACGCAATGACTATATGCACCAAGGCCCTCTTGGGCGATCCTCTGCCCATGTTAGATCCCGGTTTGATTCCTTGTGCTAGCGCTATTACTTCTATCAACAATGTGCTGAAAAcccataaaaaattttggctTAATCTGCAATATGGAATGTCTTTGCCGAAAGAAAAGATACTTCCCAAGCTCAAGAAATCTCTGAATAAACTTGATGAACAAGAAAGAATTACAGAAAAGCTGAAACAAACGGAATCGAAAATCGCCTTAGAAGTAATCGAAAGCGAGAAACTGGAGCTGAATTTGgcgatcgataaaaattgtctGAACCTAGTAACGGATGAAGAAATTCTGAAATTGACAAATGAAGtggagaatattaaaattaagaattctgAATTGCACCCGACGAGAAATGCAACGGACGAGACTAGGAGAAATCCTGGATTGAAAAAGGACGAAGTGAAAAAGTTAGATg TTTCGCAGAGTATACAAAAATGCTTAAACAAAACGAATCAATCGAGAGACAGCCAGCAAGGAGGTTCTCGTACACGCGGGAATCGTGATAACGAGAACGCAACctcacaaataattaatacaccAATTAGGTCTCTTAGGGAATatctttctgaaaattttcag GCTCTGACAGCGGAAGAAATGTTCGCGGTGATACCTCTGCGAGATTGTCCTCATCTGTTCACAGTCAACGAAGTTCCCCCCGGTGGAATCGATGTAACTTTACCTTGCACGGAATGCGCCAGCACTGCTGAGAATTGGATTTGCCTGCAGTGTTACACCGTACATTGTGCTCGTAACATCAATCAGCATGCGATGCAACACGCAGAGGAGTGCGAACATCCTATCACGCTCAGTTTCAGCGACATCTCCGTTTGGTGCTATGGTTGCGAAGCGTATATCGATAACCCT CGTTTATACGCGGCAAGAAACGCGGCTCATCAAAGCAAGTTCAATACACAGCTTCCTTGGACTTATAACGAAAATGacatataa
- the LOC126856796 gene encoding histone deacetylase 6 isoform X3 yields the protein MFESVKKTRKTGKSKNVRPSAALLAAKREAAQRQLLDKKSNNNFIRDIYQNALDAYKIVQKETGLVFDRSMAEHECLWDSNYPECPARFTQILQRCEELGLVQRCKLIEARLGTESEILTKHSQKQIDILKATDGCIDSENLELLSSKYDAIFIHPSTYRLSLLSVGSTINLVESICKGDIQNGMAIIRPPGHHAMKSEYCGYCFFNNVALAAEKALSRNLANRILIVDWDVHHGQATQQMFYNDPRVVYFSIHRYEYGEFWPNLKESDFHYIGEDLGEGYNFNVPLNKTGMTNADYIAIFQQVLLPMAYEFQPDLIIVSAGYDAALGCPEGEMLVTPACYSHLLSSLLSLAAGKVAVVLEGGYCLKSLAEGAALTLRTLLGDPCPILQTLDLPSSSIRDTILNVIYAHRPYWKCYQYQDTYSINSITHNKEELANRHVVMVTYKGSIFKPDKYETRNCYPTQSKEVLEMIDKKLNELILFTKLHKAPHKVCIVYDEKMQKHYNISDDTHPEKPTRISNIYNNHEKHGLLERCHLLQGRSATIEELSLVHSKNYIDSIKRTSTLKPKELEKQASDYNSVYLHTETWSSACMSAGCLLQMVDAVLNGESQSGIAIVRPPGHHAEEDIACGFCIFNNVAVAAQYAVQFHHVKRVLIVDWDVHHGNGTQSIFEEDPKILYISVHRYDNGSFFPTSKKANYTNVGLNAGEGFNVNIPWNKKGMGDAEYIAAFQQIVMPIAYQFNPELILVSAGFDACVGDPLGGCLVSPELYGHLTHWLSSLANGRIILSLEGGYNINSISHAMTICTKALLGDPLPMLDPGLIPCASAITSINNVLKTHKKFWLNLQYGMSLPKEKILPKLKKSLNKLDEQERITEKLKQTESKIALEVIESEKLELNLAIDKNCLNLVTDEEILKLTNEVENIKIKNSELHPTRNATDETRRNPGLKKDEVKKLDVSQSIQKCLNKTNQSRDSQQGGSRTRGNRDNENATSQIINTPIRSLREYLSENFQALTAEEMFAVIPLRDCPHLFTVNEVPPGGIDVTLPCTECASTAENWICLQCYTVHCARNINQHAMQHAEECEHPITLSFSDISVWCYGCEAYIDNPRLYAARNAAHQSKFNTQLPWTYNENDI from the exons ATGTTTGAAAGTGTTAAGAAAACACGGAAGACGGGGaaatcaaaaaat GTTCGTCCATCAGCTGCACTATTGGCTGCCAAACGAGAGGCAGCGCAACGACAGCTGTTGGACAAGAAGTCCAATAACAACTTTATACGAGACATATATCAAAATGCACttgatgcatataaaatagtgCAAAAGGAGACTGGTCTTGTATTTGATCGAAGCATGGCAGAGCATGAGTGTCTTTGGGATTCAAATTATCCCGAATGCCCTGCTagatttacacaaattttgcAGAGGTGTGAAGAATTGGGTCTGGTGCAAAGATGTAAACTCATTGAAGCAAGATTGGGTACAGAGAGTGAGATTCTGACAAAACACAGTCAGAAACAGATTGATATCCTGAAAGCAACAGATGGCTGTATAGATTCTGAGAATTTAGAATTGCTTTCCTCTAAATACGACGCTATCTTCATTCATCCA tcCACATATAGATTATCTTTACTATCTGTGGGCTCAACGATTAATTTGGTGGAAAGTATTTGTAAAGGCGACATTCAAAATGGCATGGCTATTATTAG accACCAGGTCATCATGCCATGAAATCAGAATACTGTGGTTACTGCTTTTTCAACAATGTAGCTCTTGCAGCGGAGAAAGCCTTAAGCCGTAATTTGGccaatagaattttaattgtagaTTGGGATGTTCATCATGGACAAGCAACGCAGCAAATGTTTTACAATGATCCACG TGTAGtctatttttcaatacatCGTTATGAATACGGCGAATTTTGGCCTAATCTGAAAGAATctgattttcattatattggaGAGGATCTTGGAGAgggttataattttaatgtaccCTTAAATAAGACTGGCATGACTAATGCTGATTACATTGCAATCTTCCAGCAAGTCCTATTGCCAATGGCTTACGAA TTTCAACCAGATCTTATAATAGTATCAGCTGGTTATGATGCAGCTCTAGGTTGTCCAGAG ggTGAGATGTTAGTAACCCCAGCGTGttattctcatttattatcatcattattaagTCTAGCAGCTGGAAAAGTTGCCGTAGTTTTagag ggTGGTTATTGCTTAAAATCTTTAGCAGAAGGTGCAGCATTGACTTTAAGAACTTTACTGGGTGATCCATGTCCTATTTTACAAACACTTGACTTGCCATCATCAAG TATACGTGATACTATTCTGAATGTAATCTATGCACACAGACCATATTGGAAATGTTATCAGTATCAAGATACATATAGTATCAATAGCATAACACATAATAAGGAGGAACTTGCTAATAGACATGTAGTTATGGTTACATATaa AGGCAGCATTTTTAAACCAGACAAGTATGAAACACGGAATTGCTATCCTACACAAAGCAAAGAAGTTTTGGAAATGatagataagaaattaaatgaattgatACTAT ttACAAAGTTACATAAGGCGCCTCATAAAGTATGTATCgtttatgatgaaaaaatgCAGAAGCATTACAACATTTCTGACGATACTCATCCAGAGAAGCCAACACGCatctctaatatttataataatcatgaaAAACATGGCTTGCTAGAACGGTGCCATTTGCTACAA GGAAGGAGTGCAACAATAGAAGAACTATCCTTGGTTCATTCAAAGAACTACATTGACAGCATCAAAAGGACATCGACTTTAAAACCTAAGGAATTGGAAAAGCAAGCTTCGGATTATAACTCTGTTTATCTTCACACCGAAACGTGGTCAAGTGCCTGCATGTCTGCCGGTTGCCTTTTACAAATGGTGGACGCGGTTTTAAATGGGGAAAGCCAATCCGGAATAGCCATTGTGAGACCGCCGGGACATCATGCTGAGGAAGATATTGCATGtggtttttgtatttttaacaatGTGGCTGTAGCTGCGCAATACGCCGTACAGTTTCATCATGTAAAAAG AGTGTTGATAGTGGATTGGGATGTGCATCACGGTAATGGAACGCAATCCATCTTTGAAGAAGAtccaaaaattctttatatttctgttcATCGTTACGATAACGGAAGCTTCTTTCCAACTTCCAAAAAAGCTAATTATACGAACGTTGGTTTAAACGCAGGCGAAGGATTTAATGTAAACATACCGTGGAACAAA aaaGGAATGGGAGATGCTGAATACATAGCAGCTTTCCAACAAATTGTGATGCCCATTGCTTATCAATTTAATCCAGAGCTGATCTTAGTTTCTGCTGGATTCGATGCTTGCGTGGGTGATCCACTTGGAG GCTGCTTGGTAAGTCCAGAGCTTTATGGCCATTTGACTCATTGGCTCTCGTCCCTGGCCAACGGTCGCATAATTCTCAGTCTTGAAGGAGGCTACAACATCAATTCCATTTCTCACGCAATGACTATATGCACCAAGGCCCTCTTGGGCGATCCTCTGCCCATGTTAGATCCCGGTTTGATTCCTTGTGCTAGCGCTATTACTTCTATCAACAATGTGCTGAAAAcccataaaaaattttggctTAATCTGCAATATGGAATGTCTTTGCCGAAAGAAAAGATACTTCCCAAGCTCAAGAAATCTCTGAATAAACTTGATGAACAAGAAAGAATTACAGAAAAGCTGAAACAAACGGAATCGAAAATCGCCTTAGAAGTAATCGAAAGCGAGAAACTGGAGCTGAATTTGgcgatcgataaaaattgtctGAACCTAGTAACGGATGAAGAAATTCTGAAATTGACAAATGAAGtggagaatattaaaattaagaattctgAATTGCACCCGACGAGAAATGCAACGGACGAGACTAGGAGAAATCCTGGATTGAAAAAGGACGAAGTGAAAAAGTTAGATg TTTCGCAGAGTATACAAAAATGCTTAAACAAAACGAATCAATCGAGAGACAGCCAGCAAGGAGGTTCTCGTACACGCGGGAATCGTGATAACGAGAACGCAACctcacaaataattaatacaccAATTAGGTCTCTTAGGGAATatctttctgaaaattttcag GCTCTGACAGCGGAAGAAATGTTCGCGGTGATACCTCTGCGAGATTGTCCTCATCTGTTCACAGTCAACGAAGTTCCCCCCGGTGGAATCGATGTAACTTTACCTTGCACGGAATGCGCCAGCACTGCTGAGAATTGGATTTGCCTGCAGTGTTACACCGTACATTGTGCTCGTAACATCAATCAGCATGCGATGCAACACGCAGAGGAGTGCGAACATCCTATCACGCTCAGTTTCAGCGACATCTCCGTTTGGTGCTATGGTTGCGAAGCGTATATCGATAACCCT CGTTTATACGCGGCAAGAAACGCGGCTCATCAAAGCAAGTTCAATACACAGCTTCCTTGGACTTATAACGAAAATGacatataa
- the LOC126856796 gene encoding histone deacetylase 6 isoform X2, whose protein sequence is MTEPIVKSDLFTAAKQLADSEIELIKVIESSSKCEKTATNMFESVKKTRKTGKSKNVRPSAALLAAKREAAQRQLLDKKSNNNFIRDIYQNALDAYKIVQKETGLVFDRSMAEHECLWDSNYPECPARFTQILQRCEELGLVQRCKLIEARLGTESEILTKHSQKQIDILKATDGCIDSENLELLSSKYDAIFIHPSTYRLSLLSVGSTINLVESICKGDIQNGMAIIRPPGHHAMKSEYCGYCFFNNVALAAEKALSRNLANRILIVDWDVHHGQATQQMFYNDPRVVYFSIHRYEYGEFWPNLKESDFHYIGEDLGEGYNFNVPLNKTGMTNADYIAIFQQVLLPMAYEFSPDLILISAGFDAAIGDEKGEMLVTPACYSHLLSSLLSLAAGKVAVVLEGGYCLKSLAEGAALTLRTLLGDPCPILQTLDLPSSSIRDTILNVIYAHRPYWKCYQYQDTYSINSITHNKEELANRHVVMVTYKGSIFKPDKYETRNCYPTQSKEVLEMIDKKLNELILFTKLHKAPHKVCIVYDEKMQKHYNISDDTHPEKPTRISNIYNNHEKHGLLERCHLLQGRSATIEELSLVHSKNYIDSIKRTSTLKPKELEKQASDYNSVYLHTETWSSACMSAGCLLQMVDAVLNGESQSGIAIVRPPGHHAEEDIACGFCIFNNVAVAAQYAVQFHHVKRVLIVDWDVHHGNGTQSIFEEDPKILYISVHRYDNGSFFPTSKKANYTNVGLNAGEGFNVNIPWNKKGMGDAEYIAAFQQIVMPIAYQFNPELILVSAGFDACVGDPLGGCLVSPELYGHLTHWLSSLANGRIILSLEGGYNINSISHAMTICTKALLGDPLPMLDPGLIPCASAITSINNVLKTHKKFWLNLQYGMSLPKEKILPKLKKSLNKLDEQERITEKLKQTESKIALEVIESEKLELNLAIDKNCLNLVTDEEILKLTNEVENIKIKNSELHPTRNATDETRRNPGLKKDEVKKLDVSQSIQKCLNKTNQSRDSQQGGSRTRGNRDNENATSQIINTPIRSLREYLSENFQALTAEEMFAVIPLRDCPHLFTVNEVPPGGIDVTLPCTECASTAENWICLQCYTVHCARNINQHAMQHAEECEHPITLSFSDISVWCYGCEAYIDNPRLYAARNAAHQSKFNTQLPWTYNENDI, encoded by the exons ATG aCTGAACCTATAGTGAAATCGGATTTGTTCACTGCTGCTAAACAATTAGCAGATAGTGAAATTGAGCTAATAAAAGTGATTGAAAGTTCCAGCAAGTGTGAAAAAACTGCTACAAATATGTTTGAAAGTGTTAAGAAAACACGGAAGACGGGGaaatcaaaaaat GTTCGTCCATCAGCTGCACTATTGGCTGCCAAACGAGAGGCAGCGCAACGACAGCTGTTGGACAAGAAGTCCAATAACAACTTTATACGAGACATATATCAAAATGCACttgatgcatataaaatagtgCAAAAGGAGACTGGTCTTGTATTTGATCGAAGCATGGCAGAGCATGAGTGTCTTTGGGATTCAAATTATCCCGAATGCCCTGCTagatttacacaaattttgcAGAGGTGTGAAGAATTGGGTCTGGTGCAAAGATGTAAACTCATTGAAGCAAGATTGGGTACAGAGAGTGAGATTCTGACAAAACACAGTCAGAAACAGATTGATATCCTGAAAGCAACAGATGGCTGTATAGATTCTGAGAATTTAGAATTGCTTTCCTCTAAATACGACGCTATCTTCATTCATCCA tcCACATATAGATTATCTTTACTATCTGTGGGCTCAACGATTAATTTGGTGGAAAGTATTTGTAAAGGCGACATTCAAAATGGCATGGCTATTATTAG accACCAGGTCATCATGCCATGAAATCAGAATACTGTGGTTACTGCTTTTTCAACAATGTAGCTCTTGCAGCGGAGAAAGCCTTAAGCCGTAATTTGGccaatagaattttaattgtagaTTGGGATGTTCATCATGGACAAGCAACGCAGCAAATGTTTTACAATGATCCACG TGTAGtctatttttcaatacatCGTTATGAATACGGCGAATTTTGGCCTAATCTGAAAGAATctgattttcattatattggaGAGGATCTTGGAGAgggttataattttaatgtaccCTTAAATAAGACTGGCATGACTAATGCTGATTACATTGCAATCTTCCAGCAAGTCCTATTGCCAATGGCTTACGAA ttcTCTCCAGACCTCATCCTTATTTCCGCTGGATTCGATGCCGCAATTGGTGACGAGaag ggTGAGATGTTAGTAACCCCAGCGTGttattctcatttattatcatcattattaagTCTAGCAGCTGGAAAAGTTGCCGTAGTTTTagag ggTGGTTATTGCTTAAAATCTTTAGCAGAAGGTGCAGCATTGACTTTAAGAACTTTACTGGGTGATCCATGTCCTATTTTACAAACACTTGACTTGCCATCATCAAG TATACGTGATACTATTCTGAATGTAATCTATGCACACAGACCATATTGGAAATGTTATCAGTATCAAGATACATATAGTATCAATAGCATAACACATAATAAGGAGGAACTTGCTAATAGACATGTAGTTATGGTTACATATaa AGGCAGCATTTTTAAACCAGACAAGTATGAAACACGGAATTGCTATCCTACACAAAGCAAAGAAGTTTTGGAAATGatagataagaaattaaatgaattgatACTAT ttACAAAGTTACATAAGGCGCCTCATAAAGTATGTATCgtttatgatgaaaaaatgCAGAAGCATTACAACATTTCTGACGATACTCATCCAGAGAAGCCAACACGCatctctaatatttataataatcatgaaAAACATGGCTTGCTAGAACGGTGCCATTTGCTACAA GGAAGGAGTGCAACAATAGAAGAACTATCCTTGGTTCATTCAAAGAACTACATTGACAGCATCAAAAGGACATCGACTTTAAAACCTAAGGAATTGGAAAAGCAAGCTTCGGATTATAACTCTGTTTATCTTCACACCGAAACGTGGTCAAGTGCCTGCATGTCTGCCGGTTGCCTTTTACAAATGGTGGACGCGGTTTTAAATGGGGAAAGCCAATCCGGAATAGCCATTGTGAGACCGCCGGGACATCATGCTGAGGAAGATATTGCATGtggtttttgtatttttaacaatGTGGCTGTAGCTGCGCAATACGCCGTACAGTTTCATCATGTAAAAAG AGTGTTGATAGTGGATTGGGATGTGCATCACGGTAATGGAACGCAATCCATCTTTGAAGAAGAtccaaaaattctttatatttctgttcATCGTTACGATAACGGAAGCTTCTTTCCAACTTCCAAAAAAGCTAATTATACGAACGTTGGTTTAAACGCAGGCGAAGGATTTAATGTAAACATACCGTGGAACAAA aaaGGAATGGGAGATGCTGAATACATAGCAGCTTTCCAACAAATTGTGATGCCCATTGCTTATCAATTTAATCCAGAGCTGATCTTAGTTTCTGCTGGATTCGATGCTTGCGTGGGTGATCCACTTGGAG GCTGCTTGGTAAGTCCAGAGCTTTATGGCCATTTGACTCATTGGCTCTCGTCCCTGGCCAACGGTCGCATAATTCTCAGTCTTGAAGGAGGCTACAACATCAATTCCATTTCTCACGCAATGACTATATGCACCAAGGCCCTCTTGGGCGATCCTCTGCCCATGTTAGATCCCGGTTTGATTCCTTGTGCTAGCGCTATTACTTCTATCAACAATGTGCTGAAAAcccataaaaaattttggctTAATCTGCAATATGGAATGTCTTTGCCGAAAGAAAAGATACTTCCCAAGCTCAAGAAATCTCTGAATAAACTTGATGAACAAGAAAGAATTACAGAAAAGCTGAAACAAACGGAATCGAAAATCGCCTTAGAAGTAATCGAAAGCGAGAAACTGGAGCTGAATTTGgcgatcgataaaaattgtctGAACCTAGTAACGGATGAAGAAATTCTGAAATTGACAAATGAAGtggagaatattaaaattaagaattctgAATTGCACCCGACGAGAAATGCAACGGACGAGACTAGGAGAAATCCTGGATTGAAAAAGGACGAAGTGAAAAAGTTAGATg TTTCGCAGAGTATACAAAAATGCTTAAACAAAACGAATCAATCGAGAGACAGCCAGCAAGGAGGTTCTCGTACACGCGGGAATCGTGATAACGAGAACGCAACctcacaaataattaatacaccAATTAGGTCTCTTAGGGAATatctttctgaaaattttcag GCTCTGACAGCGGAAGAAATGTTCGCGGTGATACCTCTGCGAGATTGTCCTCATCTGTTCACAGTCAACGAAGTTCCCCCCGGTGGAATCGATGTAACTTTACCTTGCACGGAATGCGCCAGCACTGCTGAGAATTGGATTTGCCTGCAGTGTTACACCGTACATTGTGCTCGTAACATCAATCAGCATGCGATGCAACACGCAGAGGAGTGCGAACATCCTATCACGCTCAGTTTCAGCGACATCTCCGTTTGGTGCTATGGTTGCGAAGCGTATATCGATAACCCT CGTTTATACGCGGCAAGAAACGCGGCTCATCAAAGCAAGTTCAATACACAGCTTCCTTGGACTTATAACGAAAATGacatataa